One Setaria italica strain Yugu1 chromosome II, Setaria_italica_v2.0, whole genome shotgun sequence DNA segment encodes these proteins:
- the LOC101777114 gene encoding uncharacterized protein LOC101777114, producing the protein MAGNNGVGDRPDWLPDGMDPNSSYNLEIRIVAHNCRTRWYELSKVVDADRTNFRSLVAEVVDKNPHGYGDLVKVFYYCMDTKVNIQVCTDQDLLEMFEKHKVSKCCFLTFAYHKPSVDPPIIPVWEFGSSDKSVDPPVTPSIASPILGEASNSTHAQYDEPEILANPNPIYEHVGVDDEGLYLDLGPNYPPPPPNPKAGNKGREAEISEDEICSESDESSDDESDEEMVTDRGPEPMPDVNYDKKNPPMDVGTLYSNMKAFKIALASHSAKHEYHYLVEKSDPGRYRMHCKFKEELDCQWRIHASTLKDGVTVKVKRNPHPHDCQSAKRVGVCVGITQEWVCSKVVDWLKEDGNIQIKELIRRLKNEYKVNVPYRRVYKGKNLAMDQIYGPWDKSFDNLFRFKAQIEESSPGSFVIIDHHTINNKIRFNRLFFALKACVDGFLRGCRPYLAVDSTFLNGRFRGQLCVACAVDGHNWMYPVAVGVIDSETNENWVWFMERLKEVIGSPDGLTFCTDCGQAVMNGVSEVFPEAEHRECMYHLVQNFKKRFSGKVFDDHLWAASYSWSPYLFNKHYIAMAQAKPEAMVYLHENHKKLWTRSQYRTGSKVDYVTNNLAESFNNWIKPEKGKNIDDLLDTIR; encoded by the exons ATGGCGGGGAACAATGGCGTCGGGGATCGACCGGATTGGCTTCCAGACGG GATGGACCCCAACAGTAGCTACAACTTAGAAATCCGGATTGTTGCTCACAATTGTCGGACTCGGTGGTACGAGCTGAGCAAAGTTGTTGATGCTGACCGAACTAACTTCAGATCCCTAGTTGCTGAAGTTGTTGACAAGAATCCTCATGGCTATGGAGACTTAGTTAAAGTTTTTTATTACTGCATGGACACTAAGGTCAACATCCAAGTCTGTACTGACCAAGATTTGCTTGAAATGTTTGAAAAACATAAGGTTTCGAAATGCTGCTTCCTCACTTTTGCATATCATAAGCCAAGTGTTGATCCTCCTATCATTCCAGTTTGGGAGTTTGGTAGCAGTGACAAATCTGTTGATCCCCCAGTGACCCCTTCTATTGCATCCCCAATCCTAGGTGAAGCAAGCAACAGTACACACGCACAATATGATGAACCTGAAATCTTAGCTAACCCAAACCCAATCTATGAGCATGTGGGTGTTGATGATGAAGGGCTATATCTTGACCTTGGTCCCAACTACCCTCCACCTCCCCCAAATCCTAAAGCTGGCAATAAAGGAAGGGAAGCTGAGATTTCTGAGGATGAAATCTGCTCTGAGTCAGATGAGAGTTCTGATGATGAGTCTGATGAAGAGATGGTTACAGATAGAGGCCCTGAACCTATGCCTGATGTCAATTACGACAAGAAGAACCCACCTATGGATGTAGGCACTTTGTATTCAAACATGAAAGCATTTAAGATTGCTTTAGCTTCTCATTCTGCTAAGCATGAGTACCATTACTTAGTTGAGAAGAGTGATCCAGGGAGGTATAGGATGCACTGCAAATTCAAGGAGGAGCTTGATTGCCAATGGAGGATTCATGCTTCAACTCTGAAGGATGGTGTGACAGTTAAG GTGAAAAGGAACCCACATCCTCATGATTGTCAGAGTGCTAAGAGGGTTGGTGTGTGTGTAGGGATCACACAAGAGTGGGTCTGCAGTAAAGTGGTAGACTGGCTGAAGGAAGATGGCAACATTCAGATAAAAGAATTGATtagaagattgaagaatgagTACAAAGTTAATGTGCCATACAGGAGAGTGTACAAAGGTAAAAATCTTGCCATGGATCAGATTTATGGGCCTTGGGATAAAAGTTTTGACAATTTATTTAGGTTTAAGGCCCAGATAGAGGAATCTAGTCCTGGATCATTTGTTATCATTGATCATCACACAATCAACAATAAGATCAGGTTTAATAGGCTATTCTTTGCATTGAAAGCATGTGTAGATGGATTTCTTAGAGGCTGTAGACCATATCTTGCAGTAGATAGCACTTTTTTAAATGGAAGGTTCAGAGGACAGTTGTGTGTAGCTTGTGCAGTAGATGGACATAACTGGATGTACCCAGTAGCTGTTGGTGTAATTGATTCAGAGACTAATGAGAATTGGGTGTGGTTCATGGAGAGGTTAAAAGAAGTAATTGGATCCCCAGATGGACTGACCTTCTGTACAGACTGTGGCCAGGCAGTGATGAATGGGGTCTCTGAAGTTTTCCCTGAAGCTGAACATAGGGAGTGCATGTACCACTTAGtacaaaatttcaagaaaaGATTCAGTGGCAAGGTTTTTGATGACCACTTATGGGCTGCCTCATATTCATGGAGTCCATATTTGTTCAACAAGCATTATATAGCTATGGCTCAAGCCAAACCTGAGGCAATGGTGTATCTACATGAAAACCATAAGAAGCTTTGGACAAGGAGCCAGTACAGGACAGGATCAAAGGTGGACTATGTCACCAACAATCTAGCTGAATCATTCAACAATTGGATAAAGCCTGAAAAGGGGAAGAATATTGATGATTTACTGGACACTATAAGATAG